The proteins below are encoded in one region of Legionella antarctica:
- the panC gene encoding pantoate--beta-alanine ligase: protein MQIISNLNDWVSLRTSLPNDRTLGFVPTMGNLHAGHASLFLASSKENNHTIASLFINPTQFNKPDDFTHYPRTQEADIELMANSGVSFCFIPTEQEIYADKYTYQIQENQLCQLMEGKYRPGHFNGVLTVVMKLLNLTRPNRAYFGEKDYQQYLLIQGMVKSLFMNIEIKACPIVRETSGLAYSSRNNRLTKEQRILANQFASIFHQNKPCAMIIEELTAAGIVVEYIEEYQNRRFAAVMIGDIRLIDNYFLQQNL from the coding sequence ATGCAAATTATTTCTAATCTAAATGACTGGGTAAGCTTGCGTACTAGTTTACCCAATGATCGTACTCTAGGCTTTGTGCCAACTATGGGCAATTTACATGCGGGACATGCCTCTTTATTTTTAGCCAGTAGTAAGGAAAATAACCACACTATTGCCAGTTTATTTATTAATCCAACTCAATTTAATAAGCCAGATGACTTTACCCATTATCCGCGCACTCAAGAGGCTGATATCGAACTTATGGCCAATTCTGGAGTGAGCTTTTGCTTTATACCTACCGAACAAGAGATTTATGCCGATAAGTACACGTATCAAATTCAGGAAAATCAACTCTGCCAATTGATGGAAGGCAAATACAGACCAGGTCATTTTAATGGTGTATTAACCGTTGTGATGAAACTGCTCAATTTAACACGTCCAAACAGAGCCTATTTTGGTGAAAAGGATTATCAACAATATTTGTTAATTCAGGGAATGGTTAAATCACTTTTTATGAATATAGAGATAAAAGCCTGTCCTATTGTTCGTGAAACCAGTGGACTAGCATACAGCTCGCGAAATAACAGACTAACTAAAGAACAACGAATCCTTGCAAATCAATTTGCATCTATATTCCATCAGAACAAGCCTTGTGCCATGATAATTGAGGAGTTAACTGCAGCAGGTATTGTAGTAGAATATATTGAAGAATACCAAAACAGAAGATTTGCGGCAGTTATGATAGGCGATATTCGTTTAATTGATAATTATTTTTTACAACAAAATCTTTAA
- a CDS encoding AAA family ATPase — MNMIETNWHVITGAPSSGKTTLINQLAAEGYSIAPEVAREYIERLLANNHTLADIRRDTHQLQRGILAVALKRERHLKTDQLIFFDRGTADSLGYFNYYNLDAAHITQNLQKTRYKKIFYCHQLPVEYDKVRVENNSSAKKIGDFIYQAYIKLDYQLIELPAIPVDQRMDIILTHIQPDLKSTIKEF; from the coding sequence ATGAATATGATTGAAACAAATTGGCATGTAATTACTGGCGCTCCCTCTTCTGGAAAAACCACTTTAATTAACCAATTAGCAGCTGAGGGTTATTCCATAGCTCCTGAGGTTGCCAGAGAGTATATTGAGCGGTTATTGGCTAATAATCATACTTTAGCTGATATTCGCCGAGATACGCATCAATTACAGCGAGGAATCCTTGCAGTTGCACTTAAAAGAGAAAGGCATCTAAAAACAGATCAATTAATTTTTTTCGATAGAGGCACTGCCGATAGCCTGGGCTATTTTAATTACTATAATTTAGATGCGGCTCATATAACTCAAAACCTTCAAAAAACAAGATATAAAAAAATATTTTACTGCCATCAATTGCCGGTAGAATACGATAAAGTCCGTGTTGAAAATAATTCAAGTGCTAAAAAAATAGGAGATTTTATTTATCAAGCATACATTAAGCTTGATTATCAATTAATAGAGTTACCAGCCATTCCCGTAGATCAACGTATGGATATCATCTTGACTCATATCCAACCTGATTTAAAATCCACGATTAAAGAATTTTAA
- a CDS encoding acetyl-CoA carboxylase biotin carboxylase subunit — protein sequence MFKKILVANRGEIALRIVRACNEMGIAPVAIYSEADQFSLHVKRASHAHCLSKKPLEAYLNGQRIIECARETGCEAIHPGYGFLSENAEFAAACEKAGIVFIGPSSSVIKTMGSKIAAREAMRRAGIRTVPGSEGNLDTAEDAVVCAKMLGYPVLLKATFGGGGRGIRLCHGASEVRQQFARVQSEAQKSFGDAHVYMEQFIVNPRHIEVQILGDHFGTLLHLFERDCSVQRRHQKLVEIAPAPCLDNGIREQLYSDAIKAAREVGYTNAGTVEFILDEQNRPYFMEMNTRLQVEHPVTEQITGIDIVQQQIRIAAGERLAMSQEQIKRTGCAIEFRINAEDPQNDFLPSFGRITRYYPPGGPGVRTDSAVYTGYSIPPDYDSLCAKLTVWALDWSSVLRRARRALDEMRMFGVKTTIPYYLEMIQSEEFQQGGFTTGLVDAHPEWLKYSNKSLPQHKAAVLAAAITMYNQKVK from the coding sequence ATGTTTAAAAAGATTCTCGTTGCAAACCGTGGTGAAATCGCTCTGCGTATTGTTCGTGCTTGCAACGAAATGGGTATCGCGCCCGTTGCTATTTACAGTGAAGCAGACCAATTTTCTCTTCATGTGAAAAGGGCTTCCCATGCTCATTGTTTGAGTAAAAAACCTCTAGAGGCTTATCTTAACGGGCAACGAATAATAGAATGTGCTCGTGAAACCGGATGTGAGGCTATTCATCCCGGGTATGGATTTTTATCCGAAAATGCTGAGTTTGCCGCCGCCTGCGAAAAGGCAGGAATTGTATTCATTGGCCCATCTTCTTCAGTGATAAAGACTATGGGGTCGAAAATTGCCGCAAGGGAGGCTATGCGCAGGGCGGGTATCCGTACCGTTCCTGGAAGTGAGGGCAATCTGGATACGGCAGAAGATGCTGTTGTCTGTGCCAAAATGCTGGGATACCCAGTACTGCTCAAAGCGACTTTTGGTGGGGGTGGACGAGGGATAAGATTATGTCATGGTGCTAGTGAAGTCAGACAGCAATTTGCTCGTGTTCAATCAGAGGCTCAGAAATCTTTCGGAGATGCTCATGTTTATATGGAGCAGTTTATTGTAAACCCACGTCATATAGAAGTACAAATTTTAGGGGATCATTTCGGTACACTGTTGCATCTTTTTGAGCGAGACTGCTCTGTCCAGCGTCGCCATCAGAAATTAGTCGAAATTGCTCCTGCCCCATGCCTGGATAACGGTATACGAGAACAGCTTTATAGTGATGCTATAAAAGCGGCCAGGGAAGTCGGCTACACTAATGCTGGTACAGTCGAATTTATATTGGATGAACAAAATCGACCCTATTTTATGGAAATGAATACCAGATTGCAGGTAGAGCATCCAGTAACCGAGCAAATCACCGGGATCGATATTGTACAGCAGCAAATACGAATTGCAGCAGGAGAGCGTCTTGCTATGTCTCAGGAGCAAATTAAGCGCACTGGTTGTGCTATTGAGTTTCGTATAAATGCAGAAGACCCTCAAAATGATTTTTTACCCAGTTTTGGTCGGATAACCCGCTATTATCCACCCGGAGGACCCGGAGTTCGGACAGATAGTGCAGTTTATACTGGCTATAGCATCCCCCCTGATTATGATTCTTTATGCGCGAAATTAACCGTTTGGGCTCTTGATTGGTCTTCTGTGTTACGCCGTGCGCGTCGTGCTTTAGATGAAATGCGTATGTTCGGTGTTAAAACTACCATTCCCTATTATTTGGAAATGATTCAATCGGAAGAGTTTCAGCAGGGGGGGTTCACTACGGGATTGGTTGATGCTCATCCGGAGTGGTTAAAGTATTCCAACAAATCCTTACCGCAACATAAAGCGGCTGTTCTTGCTGCGGCAATAACAATGTACAACCAAAAGGTAAAATAA
- a CDS encoding dienelactone hydrolase family protein, with amino-acid sequence MHTSNYIYHDGKLDLHGFIAYEDKIKKPRPAVIVAHDWSGRNEFACQKAQLFAKMGYVGFAVDMFGEGLVATSTDEKQALIEPLISDREQLRIRINAAFDALINRPEVDKNRVAVIGFCFGGLCALDLARSGADIKGAISFHGLLGKPENFQVEKIKAKVLVLHGYDDPMVRPEQVNVFCQEMTQARVDWQVHMYGNVQHGFTNPQAQDADSGILYNQLAEQRSWLAMTNFLREIF; translated from the coding sequence ATGCATACATCAAATTATATTTATCATGATGGCAAACTCGATTTACATGGTTTTATAGCTTATGAGGATAAGATTAAAAAACCTCGTCCTGCAGTTATTGTGGCCCATGATTGGAGTGGACGAAATGAATTTGCCTGTCAAAAAGCACAATTGTTTGCAAAGATGGGGTATGTCGGATTTGCCGTAGATATGTTTGGTGAAGGACTTGTTGCGACTTCCACCGATGAAAAGCAAGCACTCATAGAGCCGTTGATTTCTGACCGTGAGCAGTTGCGAATTAGAATTAATGCAGCCTTTGATGCCCTGATTAACAGGCCTGAGGTAGATAAAAACCGTGTTGCGGTGATTGGTTTTTGTTTTGGTGGATTATGCGCGCTGGATTTGGCTCGTTCAGGAGCAGATATTAAAGGAGCCATAAGTTTTCATGGGCTGCTTGGCAAACCAGAAAATTTTCAGGTTGAAAAAATCAAGGCTAAAGTTCTGGTTTTGCATGGTTACGATGATCCTATGGTCAGGCCAGAGCAGGTTAACGTATTTTGTCAGGAAATGACGCAAGCGAGAGTGGATTGGCAGGTGCATATGTATGGAAATGTGCAGCATGGTTTTACTAATCCGCAGGCACAGGATGCAGATTCTGGAATACTTTATAATCAGCTTGCAGAGCAACGTTCCTGGTTGGCGATGACCAATTTTTTACGCGAGATTTTCTAA
- a CDS encoding alpha/beta hydrolase — protein MMTDSITYLRDLLHAQLCYQFFITPIHLPIEKKYRDFAKMACEFIEDKRSEVIHQEMPRHHVLHRFIPPDNTAAKKVLITHGWISRAAYMIKLIKALHQQGYDVYALDFPAHGESKGLQLPWPDAVAILKEIMNQHGPFYGVIGHSFGGSMLLNTLNLAGQRPEWQLKHTPERAVLIASPTRMRSPINTIARRFKLTGNGYLQLRELIRQQAEIDLNMIQLRRFVTQMLDMPFLCIHGEQDSTINPKESIVFCREYKNANLTLLPEADHVSVLIDDRVEQLVCDFFEN, from the coding sequence ATGATGACTGATTCAATCACTTATCTGCGAGATTTATTGCACGCCCAGTTATGCTATCAATTTTTTATTACTCCGATCCATCTGCCAATAGAAAAGAAATATCGGGATTTTGCCAAAATGGCTTGTGAGTTTATTGAGGACAAACGCAGCGAGGTGATTCATCAGGAGATGCCCCGTCATCATGTGTTGCATCGCTTTATCCCCCCTGATAATACTGCAGCTAAAAAAGTTCTTATTACGCATGGATGGATATCGCGTGCTGCTTATATGATCAAGTTGATAAAGGCACTTCATCAACAAGGTTATGATGTGTATGCTCTTGATTTTCCGGCACACGGAGAATCTAAAGGCCTTCAACTTCCATGGCCTGATGCTGTTGCCATTTTAAAGGAAATCATGAATCAACATGGCCCCTTCTACGGAGTTATAGGACATTCTTTCGGTGGATCGATGTTATTAAATACGCTTAATTTAGCGGGTCAACGTCCCGAATGGCAATTAAAACATACGCCTGAGCGTGCGGTACTTATCGCATCGCCTACCCGCATGCGCAGCCCAATAAATACGATAGCCAGGCGCTTTAAACTGACTGGAAATGGGTACCTACAACTGCGTGAGTTAATTCGTCAACAAGCCGAAATAGACCTGAATATGATTCAATTGCGTCGCTTCGTTACCCAAATGCTAGATATGCCTTTTTTATGTATACATGGTGAGCAAGACAGCACCATTAACCCTAAAGAGTCGATTGTATTTTGCAGGGAATATAAAAACGCTAACTTAACGTTATTACCAGAAGCAGATCATGTTAGCGTTTTAATAGATGACCGTGTAGAACAACTGGTCTGTGATTTTTTTGAAAATTAA